In one window of Helianthus annuus cultivar XRQ/B chromosome 17, HanXRQr2.0-SUNRISE, whole genome shotgun sequence DNA:
- the LOC110920856 gene encoding 40S ribosomal protein S9-2 gives MVHVSFYRNYGKTFKKPRRPYEKERLDAELKLVGEYGLRCKRELWRVQYALSRIRNAARMLLTLEEKDPRRIFEGEALMRRMNRYGLLDESQNKLDYVLALTVENFLERRLQTLVFKTGMAKSIHHARVLIKQRHIRVGRQVVNVPSFMVRVDSQKHIDFSLTSPFGGGRPGRVKRKNQKAAAKKAAGGDADEDDEE, from the exons ATGGTTCACGTCTCCTTCTACCGCAACT ATGGTAAGACTTTTAAGAAGCCCCGTCGTCCTTACGAGAAGGAACGATTGGATGCTGAGTTGAAGCTTGTGGGAGAGTATGGTCTTAGATGCAAGAGGGAGCTTTGGAGAGTGCAGTATGCATTGAGTCGCATTCGTAATGCCGCTAGAATGCTTTTGACGCTTGAGGAGAAGGACCCGCGTAGGATCTTTGAGGGTGAGGCTCTTATGAGGAGAATGAATAGGTATGGGCTTTTGGATGAGAGTCAGAACAAGCTCGATTACGTGCTTGCGCTTACTGTGGAGAACTTTCTTGAACGTCGGTTACAGACACTTGTGTTCAAGACTGGTATGGCTAAGTCTATTCATCATGCTAGAGTTCTCATCAAGCAGAGACACATTAG GGTTGGAAGGCAGGTGGTGAATGTGCCGTCTTTCATGGTGAGAGTTGACTCGCAGAAGCACATTGACTTTTCGCTCACTAGTCCGTTTGGCGGTGGCCGACCAGGAAGAGTGAAGCGAAAGAACCAGAAGGCGGCTGCTAAGAAAGCGGCTGGTGGGGATGctgatgaggatgatgaagaatga